A window of the Desulfobacula toluolica Tol2 genome harbors these coding sequences:
- a CDS encoding IS630 family transposase: protein MKKKIINSISAGTIRQWLDQDKIKPWQYHSWQKSTDPCFVEKAGPVLDLYETAQELSQQGHAFVCVDEKTSIQARKPLSETRPAIPEHSVKVSDRYERKGALQLFCALMVATGTTIARCFDNRCFVDFQVFLSNLFNDRVCKGLKSIHLILDNGTTHAPKQLDKWINSLHLSFMVKIHWLPTHASWLDQVEIIFSKLQRDVLTPCYFQDKEDLELQLMDYFEYLNQNPKPIQWSYTKAKMLEKFDSQNQQKLAA from the coding sequence TTGAAAAAAAAAATTATTAACTCCATATCTGCCGGTACCATTCGTCAGTGGTTGGATCAGGATAAGATTAAGCCTTGGCAATATCATTCCTGGCAAAAGTCGACTGATCCCTGTTTTGTCGAAAAAGCCGGGCCAGTTCTGGATTTGTATGAAACAGCGCAGGAATTATCTCAACAAGGCCATGCCTTTGTCTGTGTCGATGAAAAAACTTCGATTCAGGCTCGAAAACCACTGAGTGAAACACGTCCTGCAATCCCGGAACATTCGGTAAAAGTATCCGATCGTTATGAAAGAAAAGGCGCATTGCAGTTATTTTGCGCTTTGATGGTCGCCACAGGCACCACTATCGCACGTTGCTTTGACAACAGATGTTTTGTCGATTTTCAGGTCTTTCTTTCAAATCTGTTCAACGATCGAGTGTGCAAGGGGCTAAAATCTATCCATCTGATCCTGGATAATGGAACCACTCATGCGCCAAAGCAGTTGGACAAGTGGATTAATTCCCTTCACTTATCCTTTATGGTAAAAATCCATTGGCTGCCAACCCATGCCAGTTGGCTTGATCAGGTAGAGATTATCTTCAGCAAACTCCAGAGAGATGTGCTGACCCCATGCTATTTTCAAGATAAGGAGGATTTAGAATTACAGCTTATGGACTATTTTGAATATCTTAACCAGAATCCAAAACCGATTCAGTGGTCTTATACAAAAGCTAAAATGTTGGAAAAATTTGATTCTCAAAATCAACAAAAACTAGCGGCTTAA
- a CDS encoding helix-turn-helix domain-containing protein translates to MAGPKPKYAVQLTEQQYKELKHLSQSHMAPWVEVQRARILLLAHECPDYSNYRIAKKVGCGADMVKKWRRRWQKEPSVKSLPRAGAPRKFSALQRSQITALACSNPSDHGKPWKRWSGEKLAQTAIEKKNY, encoded by the coding sequence ATGGCAGGACCAAAACCCAAATATGCGGTTCAACTGACCGAACAGCAATACAAAGAATTGAAACATTTGAGTCAAAGCCATATGGCCCCCTGGGTAGAAGTTCAGCGCGCCCGCATTCTTCTGCTGGCACATGAATGCCCGGATTACAGCAACTATCGCATTGCCAAAAAAGTCGGCTGCGGAGCAGATATGGTCAAAAAATGGCGGCGACGATGGCAAAAGGAACCTTCTGTTAAAAGCTTGCCGCGCGCGGGCGCTCCCAGAAAATTTTCCGCCCTCCAGCGTTCACAGATCACGGCATTGGCCTGTTCAAACCCCAGTGACCATGGAAAGCCCTGGAAACGATGGTCCGGCGAGAAACTTGCTCAGACAGCCATTGAAAAAAAAAATTATTAA
- a CDS encoding IS1634 family transposase, protein MDHFGLVAGVIKDLKIIELIDSHFEKNEQENISTGEAIAGMIINGLGFTQLPMTLTPKFFENKPLDILFREGMQASYFNRFKLGRALDDVYLYGIEALFSRIALHVCEKEGVKMDYSHLDTSSFSVTGEYLPDSDENEIRITHGYSKDHRPDLKQAVLELIVTQDGAIPFICQCHDGNASDNTVFKDRVAGFVEQIKKGSQPTCVVMDSKGYTKKNAPYLMQMSFITRVPASFALEGTMIDQALRFKDQWYDINDDYRCQSFELGYLNFDQRWVVIWSQGAFERAVSNLARQTEKEKSRIEKSLKTLQNQEFDSKEEALNAFEKIAETWKFHKVEEVTYEEKIKYAKPGRPTPDTPIKKIEFYIKVNVTENKEYIFEQQQRNACFVLATNIDPKKVNDEGILCNYKKQAGVEKGFRFLKDPLFFTSSFFVTKPSRIAGLLMVMTLFLMVYNIAQRRMRKELEEKQETIPNQIGKAIKNPTLRWVFQILEGINFVKMKVDNEVKCIINGINSLHKKIIRLFGETTCLIYQISPT, encoded by the coding sequence TTGGATCATTTTGGCTTGGTGGCCGGTGTAATAAAAGATTTAAAAATAATTGAATTGATCGATAGTCATTTTGAAAAAAATGAACAAGAAAATATTTCCACAGGAGAAGCCATTGCCGGGATGATAATCAATGGCTTGGGCTTTACCCAGCTACCGATGACATTAACGCCGAAGTTTTTTGAAAATAAACCGTTGGATATCCTTTTTAGGGAAGGGATGCAGGCCTCGTATTTTAACAGGTTCAAATTGGGAAGAGCTCTTGATGATGTGTATCTGTATGGTATCGAGGCGCTGTTTTCAAGAATAGCCCTTCATGTATGCGAAAAAGAAGGTGTCAAGATGGATTACAGCCATTTGGATACTTCTTCTTTTTCGGTTACCGGTGAATATCTCCCTGATTCAGATGAAAATGAAATTCGGATTACCCACGGCTATTCCAAAGATCATCGCCCGGATCTGAAGCAGGCAGTACTTGAACTTATTGTAACCCAGGATGGCGCAATTCCCTTTATCTGTCAATGTCATGATGGCAATGCATCTGATAATACGGTCTTCAAAGATCGGGTTGCCGGTTTTGTTGAGCAAATCAAAAAAGGAAGTCAGCCGACGTGTGTTGTTATGGATTCAAAAGGCTACACAAAGAAAAATGCTCCATACTTGATGCAAATGTCTTTTATTACCCGTGTTCCGGCAAGCTTTGCCCTGGAAGGCACCATGATTGACCAAGCGCTTCGCTTCAAAGATCAGTGGTATGATATAAATGATGACTATCGCTGTCAGTCCTTTGAGTTAGGCTATTTGAATTTTGATCAGCGATGGGTTGTGATCTGGTCTCAAGGCGCTTTTGAGCGTGCCGTTTCAAATCTGGCAAGGCAAACTGAAAAAGAGAAAAGTCGCATAGAGAAAAGTTTGAAAACTTTACAGAATCAAGAATTTGACAGCAAAGAGGAGGCTTTAAATGCTTTTGAAAAAATTGCAGAAACATGGAAATTTCATAAGGTCGAAGAAGTTACATACGAAGAAAAGATAAAATATGCAAAACCAGGCAGGCCAACACCTGATACACCAATCAAAAAAATTGAATTCTACATCAAAGTCAATGTTACGGAAAATAAAGAGTATATCTTTGAACAGCAACAAAGGAATGCGTGTTTTGTGTTGGCAACGAACATTGATCCAAAAAAAGTCAATGATGAAGGTATCCTATGCAATTATAAGAAACAGGCCGGTGTGGAAAAGGGCTTCCGGTTTCTAAAAGATCCCCTCTTTTTTACATCCTCATTCTTTGTTACAAAGCCATCCAGAATCGCAGGATTGTTAATGGTTATGACATTATTTTTAATGGTCTATAATATTGCCCAAAGGCGCATGCGCAAAGAGCTGGAAGAAAAGCAGGAAACCATTCCCAATCAGATTGGGAAAGCCATTAAAAACCCAACTCTGCGGTGGGTTTTTCAAATATTGGAGGGCATAAATTTTGTTAAAATGAAAGTTGATAATGAGGTTAAATGTATCATCAACGGTATCAATTCGTTACATAAAAAAATTATCCGACTTTTTGGAGAAACAACATGTCTTATATATCAAATTTCTCCAACATAG
- the tnpA gene encoding IS66 family insertion sequence element accessory protein TnpA, with protein MSKSWKKINEEKAIFWKTHIDQWTESRLSQIEYCRQNGLRPNRFTYWKIKFGKPNQPTGLVQVPVPTHFCQAGLKLNIGRELQVEIPDGFKKETLEQVLSVLKAVQ; from the coding sequence TTGAGCAAATCGTGGAAGAAAATAAACGAAGAAAAGGCAATATTCTGGAAAACACATATCGATCAATGGACTGAATCCCGCCTGTCCCAAATAGAGTACTGCCGCCAGAATGGCCTGAGGCCGAACAGGTTCACCTATTGGAAGATTAAATTCGGTAAACCAAATCAGCCCACAGGACTGGTTCAGGTTCCTGTGCCGACTCACTTTTGTCAAGCAGGGCTAAAACTGAATATAGGCCGGGAACTGCAAGTGGAAATCCCCGACGGTTTTAAGAAAGAAACCCTTGAGCAGGTGCTTTCTGTATTGAAGGCTGTCCAATGA
- the tnpB gene encoding IS66 family insertion sequence element accessory protein TnpB (TnpB, as the term is used for proteins encoded by IS66 family insertion elements, is considered an accessory protein, since TnpC, encoded by a neighboring gene, is a DDE family transposase.) — MMNFPSDTKVYLFLGATDMRKAINGLSVIVSEQMQLDIFSSNLFVFCNRTQTILKILYWDKNGFCMWQKRLEKDRFKWPKTSDDVMNITSRELSWLVDGLNINQAHKPLKYSMIY; from the coding sequence ATGATGAATTTTCCGTCAGACACCAAGGTCTATCTATTCTTAGGCGCAACGGATATGCGCAAAGCTATTAACGGATTGTCCGTCATTGTCAGTGAACAGATGCAACTTGACATATTTTCCTCCAACTTGTTTGTATTCTGCAACCGGACGCAGACCATTTTAAAAATTTTATACTGGGATAAAAATGGCTTCTGTATGTGGCAGAAACGTCTTGAAAAAGACCGTTTCAAGTGGCCGAAAACATCTGACGATGTCATGAATATTACCAGTCGAGAGTTGTCCTGGTTAGTTGACGGCCTGAATATAAATCAGGCACATAAACCCTTGAAATATTCCATGATTTATTGA
- the tnpC gene encoding IS66 family transposase has translation MTKGKVKGNRNLDEVKKIACDLIDENQILKEQVKSLQNMIFGRKSEKTPKDDGQMSLFDMPEPELPILEKEEEDVTIGEHTRKKRGRKPLPADLPRIDVIHELSEDERQCNCGCLKERIGQEESEQLDYIPAKVRVLRNIRYKYACKNCEGVEDDGPTVSIARMPEQIIPKSIATPGLLAHILTAKFADALPFYRQEKQFTRIGIELGRSTMCTWAMKVADACDILIDMMQKDILASPMIGADETPLLVLKGPRKSKSYMWIFRGGPPDMPIIQFQYHPTRSGDVAASFLNGYKGIVQTDGYKGYDFLDKITDIIHVACWTHARRGFKNVTKAAGNKKSSSGNAGTALKYISLLYKIEKEARVQELTPDQLYARRQKEAVPILEEFKKWLDARVEKVPPKSLLGKAIHYTLNQWHRLIQYTTDGIIRPDNNLVENAIRPFVVGRKNWLFSDTVKGARASALIYSLIETAKSNGLEPYWYLKYLFEHLPEAMTEDDFKALLPYNVDKKQLA, from the coding sequence ATGACTAAAGGCAAGGTAAAAGGTAATCGGAATCTGGATGAAGTGAAGAAAATTGCTTGTGATTTGATTGATGAGAATCAAATCCTTAAAGAGCAGGTTAAATCACTTCAGAATATGATCTTTGGTCGCAAATCAGAGAAAACGCCTAAAGATGACGGGCAAATGTCTCTGTTCGATATGCCTGAACCCGAACTTCCTATCCTGGAAAAAGAGGAGGAAGACGTAACGATTGGTGAACATACCCGTAAAAAACGTGGCCGCAAGCCTTTACCCGCCGATCTTCCCCGTATAGATGTTATACATGAACTCAGCGAGGATGAAAGACAGTGCAACTGCGGTTGCCTTAAGGAACGCATCGGCCAGGAAGAGTCAGAACAACTGGACTATATCCCTGCCAAAGTAAGGGTACTTCGAAACATCCGGTATAAATACGCCTGCAAAAATTGTGAAGGTGTGGAAGACGACGGCCCCACCGTGTCAATTGCCAGGATGCCTGAACAGATTATCCCCAAAAGCATTGCTACCCCGGGCCTTCTGGCACATATTCTGACCGCAAAATTTGCAGATGCCCTGCCGTTTTACCGTCAGGAAAAGCAATTTACCAGGATCGGTATTGAACTTGGCCGGTCGACCATGTGTACATGGGCCATGAAAGTCGCTGACGCCTGTGATATTCTAATCGACATGATGCAAAAGGACATACTGGCAAGCCCGATGATTGGTGCTGATGAAACACCTCTTCTGGTCTTAAAGGGCCCCCGGAAATCAAAATCATATATGTGGATTTTTAGAGGTGGTCCGCCTGATATGCCAATTATTCAATTCCAATATCATCCGACACGATCCGGAGATGTTGCCGCATCATTTTTGAATGGATACAAAGGCATTGTTCAGACGGATGGCTATAAAGGATATGATTTTCTGGACAAAATAACAGATATCATTCATGTGGCATGCTGGACTCACGCCCGCAGGGGATTTAAAAATGTAACAAAAGCTGCAGGGAATAAAAAGAGTTCATCGGGCAATGCCGGCACCGCTTTAAAGTATATCAGTCTGCTTTATAAAATTGAAAAAGAAGCCCGGGTGCAGGAATTAACGCCTGACCAATTATATGCTCGGAGGCAAAAAGAAGCGGTTCCAATTTTAGAAGAGTTCAAGAAATGGCTTGATGCAAGAGTGGAAAAAGTTCCTCCCAAAAGTCTGCTTGGCAAGGCGATCCATTATACTCTCAACCAATGGCACAGGCTCATCCAATACACGACCGACGGAATCATCAGGCCTGATAACAATCTGGTTGAAAATGCCATCCGACCTTTTGTGGTCGGACGAAAGAATTGGCTTTTCTCGGACACCGTTAAGGGTGCCCGGGCCAGTGCACTGATTTACAGCTTGATTGAAACAGCCAAATCAAATGGGCTGGAGCCATATTGGTATCTCAAATATCTGTTTGAACACTTGCCTGAGGCTATGACGGAAGATGATTTTAAGGCGTTGCTTCCATACAATGTCGATAAAAAACAGTTGGCTTGA
- a CDS encoding CPCC family cysteine-rich protein, protein MKRQKALSIVVKNELNNLDQFQRKLVLKAQLETIKTPQWFITDEWKSVPLWLQKQFKLGHMARGITYNQYNLIISVWLHDRLKAVSNDYLLKYLKNINIQTNCIEGNPPLLQSCPCCGYKTLSSLGNYDICIVCKWENNGYDNTYGIDDMNNPNHSSLMESRFFF, encoded by the coding sequence ATGAAACGTCAGAAGGCTCTAAGCATAGTTGTAAAAAATGAACTTAATAACCTTGATCAATTTCAACGAAAACTTGTCTTAAAGGCTCAGCTTGAAACAATAAAAACGCCACAATGGTTTATTACTGATGAATGGAAATCTGTTCCATTATGGCTCCAGAAACAATTCAAACTAGGGCACATGGCAAGGGGAATTACTTATAATCAATATAATTTGATTATTTCCGTATGGCTGCATGATCGTTTAAAGGCTGTTAGTAATGATTACCTATTGAAATATTTAAAAAATATAAATATACAAACAAATTGTATAGAGGGAAATCCTCCATTACTACAATCATGTCCTTGTTGTGGATATAAAACTCTCTCATCTCTCGGTAACTACGATATTTGCATTGTTTGCAAATGGGAAAACAATGGATATGATAACACATATGGAATCGATGATATGAACAACCCAAATCATTCAAGCCTTATGGAATCGAGATTTTTTTTTTGA
- a CDS encoding pentapeptide repeat-containing protein produces MKINDRFTGEVIFEAPGITNLNDFIRLAVSENIDLITADFRKKFIFNANFNGHLLKNINFEDAIFDSGEMHEADFRGAELEHINFEGANLERADFSGATNRYEPLSFKNANLRDANFMGVFFDNVDFRNANLGYTSFNGADLRECDFRGARFGYTNLKGANIADAKFDENSEFISTDFSGADLRRTDLSTANLKEINLDGADLYRSKGVIAIKLSEFSMYIKAEHSKIGYHYKKNAEWLNMSKNEMEKSGILQIL; encoded by the coding sequence ATGAAAATCAACGACAGATTTACAGGAGAGGTAATTTTTGAGGCACCAGGCATTACCAATTTAAATGATTTTATAAGATTAGCCGTGTCCGAAAATATTGATCTTATTACGGCTGATTTTAGAAAGAAATTCATTTTCAATGCAAATTTTAATGGTCACCTTTTAAAGAATATCAATTTTGAAGATGCTATTTTTGACTCAGGGGAAATGCATGAAGCGGACTTTAGAGGTGCGGAATTAGAACATATCAATTTTGAAGGTGCAAACCTTGAAAGAGCCGATTTCAGTGGTGCGACCAATAGATATGAACCTTTAAGTTTTAAAAATGCCAATCTGAGAGATGCAAATTTTATGGGGGTATTTTTCGACAATGTTGACTTCCGTAATGCAAACTTAGGCTATACGTCTTTTAACGGTGCGGATCTCAGAGAATGCGATTTCAGAGGGGCACGTTTTGGATACACCAATTTAAAAGGCGCCAACATAGCTGATGCAAAATTTGATGAAAATTCAGAATTTATCAGCACTGATTTTTCCGGTGCTGATCTCAGGAGAACTGACCTTAGCACTGCAAATTTAAAAGAGATAAATTTGGATGGTGCTGATCTCTACAGATCCAAAGGAGTGATAGCAATTAAACTTTCTGAGTTCAGCATGTATATCAAAGCTGAACATTCAAAAATTGGTTACCATTATAAAAAAAATGCAGAATGGCTAAACATGTCGAAAAACGAAATGGAAAAAAGCGGAATATTACAAATTTTATAA
- a CDS encoding sugar-binding transcriptional regulator codes for MTKSKEHQLCIQTAFLSFQKDQETGKKLYNQKQIANLLDKSPTSIKRYLEMAEDLGFIKTEVKIPEEYKDLLPNRNFILENSLFELFKSRCIVFKDACDPYSEIASYLTTNLRKQSNQTIITSWGYTLRKVANSMGSIGNNKKNTVYPLSGDYPLNYLKQVFGKNKSHLPYSKIIENSANRNAFAFAQNSGAKPAPSIISPAMIVDLNNKLSSKDILMSCKPLLRMDNTLRFLYGNIYDHSFKKNNKPIFINNVTLITSIGSTLPEFSEIDTNEEKIKVYHQKIDAIVGNLGGVIFNHDFQETEINYRIPIGVNLNFFKSIAANQDNVGLGIVIIGIGEHKIAPLKTIMKHKAANLVLTNEATATALLNKG; via the coding sequence ATGACAAAATCAAAAGAACATCAACTATGTATTCAAACCGCTTTTCTGTCTTTTCAGAAGGATCAAGAAACCGGAAAGAAATTATACAATCAGAAACAAATTGCTAATTTATTAGATAAAAGCCCAACATCAATCAAACGATATTTGGAGATGGCAGAAGATTTGGGTTTTATCAAGACGGAGGTAAAAATACCTGAAGAATACAAAGACTTACTTCCAAATAGAAACTTTATACTTGAAAACAGTCTATTTGAACTTTTCAAAAGCAGATGCATTGTATTCAAGGATGCATGTGATCCATACAGTGAAATTGCATCATACTTAACAACTAATCTAAGAAAACAATCAAATCAGACGATCATCACCAGTTGGGGGTATACACTTAGAAAAGTAGCGAACTCGATGGGGTCTATTGGAAATAATAAAAAGAACACTGTTTACCCACTGTCTGGAGATTATCCACTGAACTATTTGAAGCAAGTATTTGGCAAGAATAAAAGTCACTTACCGTATTCCAAAATAATCGAAAACAGTGCAAATCGCAACGCATTTGCCTTTGCTCAAAACTCCGGAGCAAAGCCAGCACCATCAATCATTAGCCCAGCAATGATCGTTGACCTGAACAACAAACTTTCTTCAAAAGACATACTGATGTCTTGTAAACCTTTATTGAGGATGGACAACACGTTAAGATTTTTATATGGGAATATATATGATCACTCTTTTAAAAAAAATAATAAACCTATATTTATAAATAATGTAACCCTCATCACATCAATTGGATCAACACTGCCAGAATTTTCCGAGATTGATACTAATGAAGAGAAAATTAAAGTCTATCACCAAAAGATAGACGCAATAGTTGGAAATCTCGGCGGCGTGATTTTTAATCATGATTTTCAGGAAACAGAAATCAATTACCGCATACCAATCGGTGTCAATTTAAATTTTTTTAAGAGCATCGCTGCAAACCAGGATAACGTCGGACTTGGTATAGTAATTATCGGTATCGGTGAACACAAGATAGCCCCTCTTAAAACAATAATGAAACACAAAGCTGCGAATCTTGTCCTAACAAACGAAGCCACAGCTACCGCCCTATTAAATAAAGGTTAA
- a CDS encoding MORN repeat-containing protein, which translates to MSKFIGVIGVIGVYLIYGMFKFLFVIFAVTIAFEINEIVGSYTTSDKINMSKNNEESFMEKYDRGWILGIGDDNGRIDAFEIVKVNGFAKLDIQDLVPSVLKSKEEKVAGGLNEEVLMEYLKDAKRVKLSKYEAINLIYPEATRMYARRVAGVNFPKNIEYFKNGEKKYKGFLNNGKAHGQGTLYYENSNPQYVGQWKDGYSHGVGTLYYENGQRFYEGSVKNAEMHGQGTMYYENGSKLFEGFFKNGEMDGRGVMYNKKGQIQRKGQWIENKFIENNLVELWLDKAFEKFHAYVFGGEETEILGKWRYKNEYWDVKYILMKKNEKTFLVKEFRDGRSSEYEMTQSIYLEQQFFKYKKKMDFGESYLLDSDTNLVVYNNGKIVDVIMQGLL; encoded by the coding sequence ATGTCTAAATTTATTGGAGTTATTGGAGTTATTGGAGTTTACCTTATCTATGGTATGTTTAAATTTCTTTTTGTAATATTCGCTGTTACAATAGCTTTTGAAATTAATGAAATCGTTGGTTCTTACACTACTTCAGATAAAATAAATATGAGTAAAAATAATGAAGAATCCTTTATGGAAAAATATGATCGTGGATGGATATTAGGGATAGGGGATGATAATGGTCGTATCGATGCTTTCGAAATTGTTAAGGTAAATGGTTTTGCCAAGCTTGATATTCAAGATTTAGTACCTTCAGTTTTGAAATCGAAGGAAGAAAAAGTGGCAGGTGGGTTAAACGAAGAAGTTCTTATGGAATATTTGAAGGACGCAAAAAGGGTAAAACTATCCAAATATGAGGCAATTAATTTAATATATCCAGAAGCAACACGTATGTATGCAAGGCGTGTTGCTGGTGTTAACTTCCCAAAGAACATTGAGTATTTCAAAAATGGAGAAAAAAAATACAAAGGATTTTTGAACAATGGCAAAGCGCATGGGCAAGGAACTTTGTATTATGAAAATTCCAATCCACAATATGTAGGGCAGTGGAAAGATGGGTATTCTCATGGGGTTGGAACACTTTATTATGAGAATGGTCAAAGATTTTATGAAGGCAGTGTCAAAAATGCCGAAATGCATGGACAAGGTACCATGTATTATGAAAATGGTTCAAAGTTGTTTGAAGGTTTTTTTAAAAACGGAGAAATGGATGGTCGCGGTGTTATGTATAATAAAAAGGGTCAAATACAACGCAAAGGACAATGGATAGAAAATAAATTCATAGAAAATAATTTAGTTGAGCTTTGGCTTGATAAGGCATTTGAAAAATTTCATGCTTATGTTTTTGGGGGTGAAGAAACTGAGATACTTGGAAAATGGCGATATAAAAATGAATATTGGGATGTCAAATATATATTGATGAAAAAAAACGAAAAAACTTTTTTAGTTAAAGAATTTAGAGATGGACGTAGCTCAGAGTATGAAATGACTCAAAGTATATATTTAGAACAGCAATTTTTTAAATATAAAAAGAAAATGGATTTCGGAGAATCTTACTTGCTCGATAGTGATACTAATTTAGTTGTTTATAATAACGGAAAAATCGTTGACGTAATAATGCAGGGTCTATTGTAA